Proteins encoded in a region of the Equus asinus isolate D_3611 breed Donkey chromosome X, EquAss-T2T_v2, whole genome shotgun sequence genome:
- the MED12 gene encoding mediator of RNA polymerase II transcription subunit 12 isoform X12 has protein sequence MAAFGILSYEHRPLKRPRLGPPDVYPQDPKQKEDELTALNVKQGFNNQPAVSGDEHGSAKNVNFNPAKISSNFSSIIAEKLRCNTLPDTGRRKPQVNQKDNFWLVTARSQSAINTWFTDLAGTKPLTQLAKKVPIFSKKEEVFGYLAKYTVPVMRAAWLIKMTCAYYAAITETKVKKRHVIDPFMEWTQIITKYLWEQLQKMAEYYRPGPAGSGGCGSTIGPLPHDVEVAIRQWDYNEKLAMFMFQDGMLDRHEFLTWVLECFEKIRPGEDELLKLLLPLLLRYSGEFVQSAYLSRRLAYFCTRRLALQLDGVSSHSSHVMSAQSTGTLPTTPAPQPPTSSTPSTPFSDLLMCPQHRPLVFGLSCILQTILLCCPSALVWHYSLTDSRIKTGSPLDHLPIAPSNLPMPEGNSAFTQQVRAKLREIEQQIKERGQAVEVRWSFDKCQEATAGFTIGRVLHTLEVLDSHSFERSDFSNSLDSLCNRIFGLGPSKDGHEISSDDDAVVSLLCEWAVSCKRSGRHRAMVVAKLLEKRQAEIEAERCGESEAADEKGSIASGSLSAPSAPIFQDVLLQFLDTQAPMLTDPRSESERVEFFNLVLLFCELIRHDVFSHNMYTCTLISRGDLAFGAPGPRPPSPFDDPADDPERKEAEGSSSSKLEDPGLSESMDIDPSSSVLFEDMEKPDFSLFSPTMPCEGKGSPSPEKPDVEKEVKPPPKEKIEGTLGVLYDQPRHVQYATHFPIPQEESCSHECNQRLVVLFGVGKQRDDARHAIKKITKDILKVLNRKGTAETDQLAPIVPLNPGDLTFLGGEDGQKRRRNRPEAFPTAEDIFAKFQHLSHYDQHQVTAQVSRNVLEQITSFALGMSYHLPLVQHVQFIFDLMEYSLSISGLIDFAIQLLNELSVVEAELLLKSSDLVGSYTTSLCLCIVAVLRHYHACLILNQDQMAQVFEGLCGVVKHGMNRSDGSSAERCILAYLYDLYTSCSHLKSKFGELFSDFCSKVKNTIYCNVEPSESNMRWAPEFMIDTLENPAAHTFTYTGLGKSLSENPANRYSFVCNALMHVCVGHHDPDRVNDIAILCAELTGYCKSLSAEWLGVLKALCCSSNNGTCGFNDLLCNVDVSDLSFHDSLATFVAILIARQCLLLEDLIRCAAIPSLLNAACSEQDSEPGARLTCRILLHLFKTPQLNPCQSDGTPSPDKPTVGIRSSCDRHLLAASQNRIVDGAVFAVLKAVFVLGDAELKGSGFTVTGGTEELPEEEGGGGSGGRRQGGRNISVETASLDVYAKYVLRSICQQEWVGERCLKSLCEDSNDLQDPVLSSAQAQRLMQLICYPHRLLDNEDGENPQRQRIKRILQNLDQWTMRQSSLELQLMIKQTPNNEMNSLLENIAKATIEVFQQSAETGSSSGNTASNMPSSSKTKPVLSSLERSGVWLVAPLIAKLPTSVQGHVLKAAGEELEKGQHLGSSSRKERDRQKQKSMSLLSQQPFLSLVLTCLKGQDEQREGLLTSLYSQVHQIVNNWRDDQYLDDCKPKQLMHEALKLRLNLVGGMFDTVQRSTQQTTEWAVLLLEIIISGTVDMQSNNELFTTVLDMLSVLINGTLAADMSSISQGSMEENKRAYMNLVKKLRKELGERQSDSLEKVRQLLPLPKQTRDVITCEPQGSLIDTKGNKIAGFDSIFKKEGLQVSTKQKISPWDLFEGLKPSAPLSWGWFGTVRVDRRVARGEEQQRLLLYHTHLRPRPRAYYLEPLPLPPEDEEPPAPTPLEPEKKAPEPPKTDKPGAAPPSTEERKKKSTKGKKRSQPAAKTEDYGMGPGRSGPYGVTVPPDLLHHANPGSISHLSYRQGSIGLYTQNQPLPAGGPRVDPYRPMRLPMQKLPTRPPYPGVLPTAVTGVMGLEPSSYKTSVYRQQQPAVPQGQRLRQQLQQSQGMLGQSSVHQMTPSSSYGLQTSQGYTPYVSHVGLQQHTGPADPTRHLQQRPSGYVHQQAPTYGHGLTSSQRFSHQTLQQTPMMGTMTPLGAQGVQAGVRSASILPEQQQQQQQQQQQQQQQQQQQQQQQQQQQQQQYHIRQQQQQQILRQQQQQQQQQQQQQQQQQQQQQQQQQQQQAHQQQQQQAAPPQPQPQSQPQFQRQGLQQTQQQQQTAALVRQLQQQLSNTQPQPSTNLFGRF, from the exons ATGGCGGCCTTCGGGATCTTGAGCTACGAACACCGGCCCCTGAAGCGGCCGCGGCTGGGGCCTCCCGATGTGTACCCTCAAGATCCCAAACAGAAGGAG GATGAACTGACGGCCCTGAATGTAAAACAAGGCTTCAATAACCAGCCTGCTGTCTCTGGGGATGAACATGGCAGTGCCAAGAACGTCAACTTCAATCCTGCCAAG ATCAGTTCCAACTTCAGCAGCATTATTGCAGAGAAGTTACGTTGTAACACCCTCCCTGACACTGGTCGCAGGAAGCCCCAAGTGAACCAGAAGGACAACTTCTGGCTGGTGACGGCGCGATCCCAGAGTGCCATTAACACCTGGTTCACTGACCTGGCTGGCACCAAGCCACTCACACAACTAGCCAAAAAG GTCCCCATTTTCAGTAAGAAGGAAGAAGTGTTTGGGTACTTAGCCAAATACACAGTGCCTGTGATGCGGGCTGCCTGGCTCATTAAGATGACCTGTGCCTACTATGCAGCAATCACTGAGACCAAGGTTAAGAAGAGACATGTCATTGACCCCTTCATGG AATGGACTCAGATCATCACCAAGTACTTATGGGAGCAGCTGCAAAAGATGGCTGAATACTACCGGCCAGGGCCTGCAGGAAGCGGGGGCTGTGGTTCCACTATAGGGCCCTTGCCCCATGATGTAGAAGTGGCAATCCGGCAGTGGGACTACAATGAGAAGCTGGCCATGTTCATGTTTCAG GATGGAATGCTGGACAGACATGAGTTCCTGACCTGGGTACTTGAGTGTTTTGAGAAAATCCGCCCTGGAGAGGATGAATTGCTTAAACTGCTGTTGCCCCTGCTGCTTCGA TACTCTGGGGAATTCGTTCAGTCTGCATACCTCTCTCGCCGCCTTGCCTACTTCTGTACCCGGAGGCTGGCCCTGCAGCTGGATGGCGTGAGCAGTCACTCGTCTCATGTGATGTCTGCTCAGTCGACAGGCACACTGCCCACCACCCCTGCTCCTCAGCCCCCGACTAGCAGCACACCCTCTACACCCTTTAGTGACCTACTTATGTGCCCTCAGCACCGGCCCCTAGTTTTTGGCCTCAGCTGTATCCTTCAG ACCATCCTCCTGTGTTGTCCTAGTGCCCTGGTTTGGCACTACTCACTGACTGATAGCCGAATTAAGACTGGCTCACCACTTGACCACCTGCCTATTGCCCCCTCCAACCTGCCCATGCCAGAGGGCAACAGTGCCTTCACTCAGCAG GTCCGTGCAAAGTTGCGGGAGATTGAGCAGCAGATCAAGGAGCGAGGACAGGCAGTTGAGGTTCGCTGGTCTTTTGATAAGTGCCAGGAAGCTACTGCAG GCTTCACCATTGGACGGGTGCTCCATACTTTGGAAGTGCTGGACAGCCATAGTTTTGAGCGCTCTGACTTCAGCAACTCTCTTGACTCCTTGTGTAACCGAATCTTTGGATTGGGGCCTAGCAAGGATGGGCATGAG ATCTCCTCAGATGATGATGCTGTGGTATCATTACTGTGTGAATGGGCTGTCAGCTGCAAGCGTTCTGGTCGGCATCGTGCTATGGTGGTAGCCAAGCTGCTGGAGAAGAGACAGGCAGAGATTGAGGCTGAG CGTTGTGGAGAATCAGAAGCCGCAGATGAAAAGGGTTCCATCGCCTCTGGCTCCCTTTCTGCTCCTAGTGCTCCCATTTTCCAGGATGTTCTCCTGCAGTTTCTGGATACACAGGCTCCCATGCTGA CGGACCCCCGAAGTGAGAGTGAGCGGGTGGAGTTCTTTAACTTGGTACTGCTGTTCTGTGAACTCATTCGACATGATGTTTTCTCCCACAACATGTATACTTGCACCCTCATCTCCCGAGGGGACCTTGCCTTTGGAGCCCCTGGTCCCCGGCCTCCGTCTCCCTTTGATGACCCTGCTGATGATCCAGAGCGCAAGGAGGCTGAGGGCAGCAGCAGTAGCAAGCTGGAG GATCCGGGGCTCTCGGAGTCTATGGACATAGACCCTAGTTCCAGTGTACTGTTTGAGGACATGGAGAAGCCTGATTTCTCA TTGTTCTCTCCTACTATGCCCTGTGAGGGGAAGGGCAGTCCATCCCCTGAGAAACCAGATGTTGAGAAGGAGGTGAAGCCCCCACCCAAGGAGAAGATAGAAGGGACCCTTGGGGTTCTTTATGACCAGCCACGGCATGTGCAGTATGCCACACACTTTCCCATCCCCCAG GAGGAGTCATGCAGCCATGAGTGCAACCAGCGGTTGGTCGTACTGTTTGGGGTGGGAAAGCAGCGAGATGATGCCCGACATGCCATCAAGAAAATAACCAAGGATATCCTGAAGGTTCTGAACCGCAAGGGGACGGCGGAAACTG ACCAGCTTGCTCCTATTGTGCCTCTGAATCCTGGAGACCTGACATTCTTAG GTGGGGAGGATGGGCAGAAGCGACGGCGCAACCGGCCTGAAGCCTTCCCCACTGCTGAAGATATCTTTGCTAAGTTCCAGCATCTTTCACATTATGACCAACACCAGGTCACGGCTCAG GTCTCCCGGAATGTTCTGGAGCAGATCACAAGTTTTGCCCTTGGCATGTCATACCACTTGCCTCTGGTGCAGCATGTGCAGTTCATCTTCGACCTCATGGAATATTCACTCAGCATCAGTGGCCTCATCGACTTTGCCATTCAG CTACTGAATGAACTGAGTGTAGTTGAGGCTGAGTTGCTTCTCAAATCCTCGGATCTGGTGGGCAGCTACACTACCAGCCTGTGCCTGTGCATTGTGGCTGTCCTGCGGCACTATCATGCCTGCCTCATCCTCAACCAGGACCAGATGGCACAGGTCTTTGAGGG GCTGTGTGGCGTAGTGAAGCATGGGATGAACCGGTCAGATGGCTCCTCTGCAGAACGCTGTATCCTTGCTTATCTCTATGATCTGTACACCTCCTGTAGCCATTTAAAGAGCAAATTTGGGGAGCTCTTCAG CGACTTCTGCTCCAAGGTGAAGAACACCATCTACTGCAACGTGGAGCCGTCAGAATCCAATATGCGCTGGGCACCTGAGTTCATGATTGACACTCTGGAGAACCCTGCAGCTCACACCTTCACCTACACGGGGCTAGGCAAGAGTCTTAGTGAGAACCCTGCTAACCGCTACAGCTTTGTCTGCAATGCCCTTATGCACGTCTGTGTGGGGCACCATGATCCCGATAG GGTGAATGACATCGCAATCCTGTGTGCAGAGCTGACCGGCTATTGCAAGTCACTGAGTGCGGAATGGCTAGGAGTCCTTAAAGCCTTGTGCTGCTCCTCTAACAATGGCACTTGTGGTTTCAACGACCTCCTCTGCAATGTAGAT GTCAGTGACCTGTCTTTTCATGATTCCCTGGCTACTTTTGTTGCCATCCTCATCGCTCGGCAGTGTTTGCTCCTAGAGGATCTGATTCGCTGTgctgccatcccttcactcctTAATGCTG CTTGCAGTGAGCAGGATTCTGAGCCCGGGGCCCGACTTACCTGCCGCATCCTCCTTCACCTTTTCAAGACACCTCAACTCAATCCTTGCCAGTCGGATGGAA CTCCTTCCCCAGACAAGCCTACTGTAGGAATCCGCTCCTCCTGTGACCGCCACCTGCTGGCTGCCTCCCAGAACCGCATCGTGGATGGAGCTGTGTTTGCTGTTCTCAAGGCTGTGTTTGTACTTG GCGATGCGGAACTGAAGGGTTCAGGCTTCACTGTGACAGGAGGAACAGAAGAACTtccagaggaggaggggggaggtggCAGTGGCGGTCGGAGGCAGGGTGGCCGCAACATCTCTGTGGAGACAGCCAGTCTGGATGTCTATGCCAAGTACGTGCTGCGCAGCATCTGCCAACAG GAATGGGTAGGAGAACGTTGCCTTAAATCGCTGTGTGAGGACAGCAATGACCTACAAGACCCAGTGTTGAGTAGCGCCCAGGCCCAGCGCCTCATGCAGCTCATCTGCTACCCACATCGGCTGCTGGACAATGAGGATGGGGAAAATCCCCAGCGACAACGCATTAAGCGTATTCTCCAG AACTTGGACCAGTGGACCATGCGTCAGTCTTCCCTGGAGCTGCAGCTCATGATCAAGCAGACCCCTAACAAT GAGATGAACTCCCTCTTAGAGAACATTGCCAAGGCCACAATCGAGGTGTTCCAACAGTCAGCAGAGACAGGGTCATCTTCTGGAAACACTGCAAGCAACATGCCCAGCAGCAGCAAGACCAAGCCTGTGCTCAG CTCTCTGGAGCGCTCTGGTGTATGGCTGGTGGCCCCCCTCATTGCTAAACTGCCCACCTCAGTCCAGGGGCATGTGTTAAAGGCTGCTGGGGAGGAATTGGAGAAGGGCCAGCACCTGGGTTCCTCTTCCCGCAAAGAACGTGATCGACAAAAGCAAAAGAG TATGTCCCTGTTGAGCCAGCAGCCTTTCTTGTCCCTGGTGCTGACGTGTCTGAAAGGGCAGGATGAGCAGCGTGAGGGACTCCTTACCTCCCTTTACAGCCAAGTGCACCAG ATTGTGAATAATTGGCGAGATGACCAGTACTTAGATGATTGCAAACCAAAGCAGCTAATGCATGAGGCACTCAAACTGCGGCTCAACCTG GTGGGGGGCATGTTTGACACGGTGCAGCGCAGCACCCAACAGACCACAGAGTGGGCTGTGCTCCTCCTGGAGATCATCATCAGCGGCACTGTCGACATGCAGTCCAACAA CGAGCTCTTCACCACTGTATTGGACATGCTGAGCGTGCTCATCAATGGGACCCTGGCTGCGGACATGTCCAGCATCTCTCAAGGCAGCATGGAGGAAAACAAACGTGCCTACATGAACCTGGTGAAGAAGCTGCGG AAAGAGTTGGGGGAGCGCCAATCAGACAGTCTGGAAAAAGTTCGCcagctgctgccactgcccaAGCAGACCCGAGATGTCATCACATGTGAGCCACAGGGCTCCCTTATTGACACCAAGGGCAACAAGATTGCCGGCTTTGATTCCATCTTCAAGAAAGAG GGTCTACAGGTTTCCACCAAACAAAAGATCTCTCCCTGGGATCTTTTTGAGGGGCTGAAGCCGTCTGCACCACTCTCTTGGGGCTGGTTTGGAACAGTCCGGGTCGACAGGCGAGTGGCCCGAGGCGAGGAGCAGCAGCGGTTGCTGCTCTACCACACACACCTGCGGCCCCGGCCCCGTGCCTATTACCTGgagccactgccactgccaccagAGGATGAGGAGCCCCCCGCTCCCACCCCGCTAGAGCCTGAGAAAAAGGCTCCAGAGCCCCCCAAAACTGACAAGCCTGGGGCTGCTCCACCTAGTACTGAGGAACGCAAGAAGAAGTCCACGAAGGGCAAGAAACGCAGCCAGCCTGCTGCCAAGACAGAG GACTATGGAATGGGCCCAGGGCGGAGTGGCCCCTATGGTGTGACCGTGCCTCCGGACCTCCTGCACCACGCCAACCCTGGTTCCATATCCCACCTTAGCTACAGGCAGGGTTCCATAGGCCTGTACACCCAGAACCAGCCACTACCTGCAG GTGGCCCTCGTGTGGACCCATACCGCCCTATGCGGTTACCAATGCAGAAGCTGCCGACTCGACCACCTTACCCTGGAGTGCTACCCACAGCCGTGACTGGCGTCATGGGACTGGAACCCTCTTCCTACAAGACCTCTGTGTACCGACAGCAGCAGCCTGCAGTGCCCCAAGGACAGCGCCTTCGCCAACAGCTCCAG CAGAGTCAGGGGATGTTGGGACAGTCATCTGTCCATCAGATGACTCCCAGCTCTTCCTATGGTTTGCAGACCTCCCAG ggCTATACTCCTTATGTTTCTCATGTGGGATTGCAGCAACACACAGGCCCCGCAG ATCCTACTCGCCACCTGCAACAGCGGCCCAGTGGCTATGTGCACCAGCAGGCCCCAACCTACGGACATGGGCTGACCTCCAGTCAGAG